In Carya illinoinensis cultivar Pawnee chromosome 6, C.illinoinensisPawnee_v1, whole genome shotgun sequence, a single genomic region encodes these proteins:
- the LOC122313873 gene encoding 14-3-3-like protein GF14 iota isoform X1 — translation MSTEKERETQVYLAKLAEQAERYEEMVECMKMVAKLDLELTVEERNLLSVGYKNVIGARRASWRIMSSIEQKEESKGNEHNVKLIKGYRQKVEEELCKICSDILAIIDKHLIPSSTSGEATVFYYKMKGDYYRYLAEFKTDQERKEAAEESLKGYEAASATANTDLPSTHPIRLGLALNFSVFYYEIMNSPERACHLAKQAFDEAIAELDTLSEESYKDSTLIMQLLRDNLTLWTSDLPEDGGEDNLKGEESKPTEAEH, via the exons ATGTCTacggaaaaggagagagagaccCAGGTTTACTTGGCCAAGCTCGCCGAACAGGCCGAGCGTTATGAAg AAATGGTCGAGTGTATGAAAATGGTTGCAAAACTTGATCTTGAGCTGACTGTGGAGGAAAGGAATCTcctatctgtgggatacaaaaaTGTCATTGGTGCTCGCCGAGCTTCTTGGCGCATTATGTCATCCATCGAGCAAAAGGAGGAGTCCAAGGGAAACGAGCACAACGTTAAACTTATTAAGGGTTACCGCCAGAAGGTTGAGGAGGAGCTCTGCAAGATTTGCAGCGACATTCTTGCTATCATTGACAAGCACCTGATTCCCTCTTCCACTTCTGGAGAAGCCACGGTTTTTTACTACAAAAT GAAAGGTGACTATTATCGCTATCTTGCCGAGTTCAAGACTGACCAGGAAAGAAAAGAGGCGGCTGAAGAGTCGTTGAAGGGATACGAG GCTGCTTCAGCCACTGCAAACACCGATCTTCCATCAACCCATCCAATTCGTCTTGGTCTAGCTCTCAATTTCTCTGTCTTCTACTATGAGATAATGAATTCTCCTGAGAG GGCCTGCCATTTGGCTAAGCAAGCTTTTGATGAGGCAATTGCAGAGCTGGACACCTTGAGTGAGGAATCATACAAGGACAGTACCCTAATCATGCAGTTGTTGAGAGACAACCTCACTCTTTGGACCTCTGATTTGCCTGAAGATGGAG GTGAAGACAACCTCAAAGGCGAAGAGTCCAAACCTACTGAAGCTGAG CATTGA
- the LOC122313873 gene encoding 14-3-3-like protein GF14 iota isoform X2: protein MVECMKMVAKLDLELTVEERNLLSVGYKNVIGARRASWRIMSSIEQKEESKGNEHNVKLIKGYRQKVEEELCKICSDILAIIDKHLIPSSTSGEATVFYYKMKGDYYRYLAEFKTDQERKEAAEESLKGYEAASATANTDLPSTHPIRLGLALNFSVFYYEIMNSPERACHLAKQAFDEAIAELDTLSEESYKDSTLIMQLLRDNLTLWTSDLPEDGGEDNLKGEESKPTEAEH, encoded by the exons ATGGTCGAGTGTATGAAAATGGTTGCAAAACTTGATCTTGAGCTGACTGTGGAGGAAAGGAATCTcctatctgtgggatacaaaaaTGTCATTGGTGCTCGCCGAGCTTCTTGGCGCATTATGTCATCCATCGAGCAAAAGGAGGAGTCCAAGGGAAACGAGCACAACGTTAAACTTATTAAGGGTTACCGCCAGAAGGTTGAGGAGGAGCTCTGCAAGATTTGCAGCGACATTCTTGCTATCATTGACAAGCACCTGATTCCCTCTTCCACTTCTGGAGAAGCCACGGTTTTTTACTACAAAAT GAAAGGTGACTATTATCGCTATCTTGCCGAGTTCAAGACTGACCAGGAAAGAAAAGAGGCGGCTGAAGAGTCGTTGAAGGGATACGAG GCTGCTTCAGCCACTGCAAACACCGATCTTCCATCAACCCATCCAATTCGTCTTGGTCTAGCTCTCAATTTCTCTGTCTTCTACTATGAGATAATGAATTCTCCTGAGAG GGCCTGCCATTTGGCTAAGCAAGCTTTTGATGAGGCAATTGCAGAGCTGGACACCTTGAGTGAGGAATCATACAAGGACAGTACCCTAATCATGCAGTTGTTGAGAGACAACCTCACTCTTTGGACCTCTGATTTGCCTGAAGATGGAG GTGAAGACAACCTCAAAGGCGAAGAGTCCAAACCTACTGAAGCTGAG CATTGA
- the LOC122313874 gene encoding uncharacterized protein LOC122313874: MDMDSGGKGRDEEQDGMSVHSPCKAPLSSASSLPKEESQVELELRLLEALEIYPPVKLQGIHRHFVLYGLMEFLRKSFDRRFSADEVLQLLDRFYNLEMLKPDDEETEILNHEEDFCLPQSFFIKEES, translated from the exons atggacaTGGACAGTGGAGGCAAAGGAAGAGACGAGGAACAAGACGGCATGTCCGTTCATTCTCCTTGCAAAGCTCCCCTTTCCTCTGCTTCTTCTCTCCCCAAG gaggaatcacagGTCGAATTAGAGCTTAGATTGTTGGAAGCGCTGGAAATTTATCCTCCGGTTAAACTACAAG GAATACATCGCCACTTTGTCCTCTATGGTTTGATGGAATTTCTTCGGAAAAG CTTTGACCGCCGCTTTTCTGCTGATGAGGTGCTGCAGTTGCTGGATCGCTTTTACAACTTAGAAATGCTG AAACCAGATGACGAGGAGACGGAAATCCTGAATCACGAGGAAGATTTTTGCTTGCCCCAAAGTTTTTTCATCAAAGAAGAATCATAA